In Bordetella holmesii ATCC 51541, the following proteins share a genomic window:
- a CDS encoding bacterial regulatory s, tetR family protein, giving the protein MQDNRGTQQTILDSAERLFARQGYDGTSMRQITREAAVNLAAVHYHFGSKQALVQAVLKRRLEIVNRERLRLLDDLEAEAGGSALKPSQIVDAFFGTLLRLAARSDQDDQAFMPLLERTMTDPAGFIRTLFADEYADVMERYKNALFRALPDVPRAEIMWRFQFMLGATSYAIIGTDTLRIATGWAVQDDEQPDNPALLLPRLMSFLLGGLRAPLPPAPTGA; this is encoded by the coding sequence ATGCAAGATAACCGCGGCACCCAGCAGACCATTCTGGACAGCGCCGAGCGCCTTTTTGCCCGGCAGGGCTATGACGGCACCTCCATGCGCCAGATCACGCGCGAGGCTGCGGTCAATCTCGCTGCCGTGCACTACCACTTCGGCAGCAAGCAAGCCCTGGTTCAGGCCGTTCTCAAACGGCGGCTGGAAATCGTCAACCGTGAGCGATTGCGACTGCTCGATGACCTTGAGGCCGAGGCCGGCGGCTCGGCCCTGAAGCCATCACAAATTGTCGACGCTTTCTTCGGCACGCTGCTGCGGTTGGCTGCGCGCAGCGATCAGGACGACCAGGCGTTCATGCCGTTGCTCGAACGCACCATGACCGACCCTGCCGGCTTCATACGCACGTTATTCGCCGACGAGTACGCAGATGTCATGGAACGCTACAAAAATGCGTTATTCCGGGCATTGCCCGACGTGCCTCGCGCCGAAATCATGTGGCGGTTCCAGTTCATGCTGGGAGCCACCTCCTACGCCATCATCGGGACGGATACCTTGCGCATCGCGACGGGCTGGGCGGTTCAGGACGACGAGCAACCCGACAACCCGGCGCTGCTTCTGCCACGTTTGATGAGTTTTCTTCTGGGAGGTCTGCGCGCACCGCTGCCCCCCGCCCCCACCGGCGCCTGA
- a CDS encoding bacterial transferase hexapeptide family protein, with product MSKDLTQAHWNLDGIVSGLRAARVAWRRPRGRLREAASGGREFPSQESLQEIIKQLSGALFPMRLGPLDLREEVEDFYVGHTIGAALDALLHQVCLELEHLGRDDPRPRDETLARGVEIVRAFGAALPEVRAALDLDVTAAYQGDPAARSVDEVLLCYPGVTAMIHHRLANVLYRLGAPMLARIVAEIAHADTGIDIHPGATIGRSFFIDHGTGVVIGETAIIGDRVRLYQMVTLGAKRFPPGENGELKKGLPRHPIIEDDVVIYAGATILGRITIGKGSTIGGNVWLTRSIAPHSNVTQAGLISDMPNCGLGG from the coding sequence ATGAGCAAGGACCTGACCCAGGCGCACTGGAATCTGGATGGCATCGTGTCGGGGCTCAGAGCCGCTCGCGTGGCCTGGCGCAGGCCGCGTGGGCGTTTGCGCGAGGCCGCCTCAGGCGGCCGCGAGTTTCCCTCTCAGGAAAGTCTGCAGGAAATCATCAAACAGCTCAGTGGCGCCCTGTTTCCGATGCGCCTGGGGCCGCTGGACCTGCGCGAAGAGGTGGAAGACTTTTACGTCGGGCACACCATAGGTGCGGCGCTCGACGCGTTGTTGCATCAGGTCTGCCTGGAGCTGGAGCATCTGGGGCGGGATGACCCCCGACCGCGAGACGAGACACTGGCCCGCGGCGTGGAGATCGTGCGCGCCTTTGGCGCGGCGCTGCCAGAGGTGCGCGCCGCGCTGGACCTGGATGTCACGGCGGCTTACCAGGGTGACCCGGCCGCGCGCAGCGTCGATGAGGTTCTGCTGTGTTATCCCGGCGTGACGGCCATGATCCATCACCGCCTGGCCAATGTGCTTTATCGGCTCGGCGCGCCCATGCTGGCGCGCATTGTGGCGGAAATCGCGCACGCCGACACCGGCATTGATATCCATCCGGGCGCCACGATAGGGCGCAGTTTCTTCATCGATCACGGCACGGGTGTGGTGATCGGCGAGACGGCCATCATTGGCGACCGGGTGCGCCTCTACCAGATGGTGACGCTGGGCGCCAAGCGCTTTCCGCCGGGGGAAAATGGCGAGCTAAAAAAAGGCCTGCCACGGCATCCCATCATCGAAGACGATGTGGTCATCTATGCGGGTGCGACCATCCTGGGCCGCATCACCATAGGCAAGGGCTCGACCATTGGCGGAAATGTGTGGCTCACGCGCAGCATTGCGCCCCATAGCAATGTGACGCAGGCTGGTTTGATCAGCGATATGCCCAATTGCGGTTTGGGCGGCTAG
- a CDS encoding helix-turn-helix family protein: MNTHKHARLTFLRRLEMVQQLITHQVCVPEAARAYGVTAPTVRKWLGRFLAQGQAGLADASSRPTVSPRAIAPAKALAIVELRRKRLTQARIAQALGVSASTVSRVLARAGLSHLADLEPAEPVVRYEHQAPGDLLHIDIKKLGRIQRPGHRVTGNRRDTVEGAGWDFVFVAIDDHARVAFTDIHPDERFPSAVQFLKDAVAYYQRLGVTIQRLLTDNGSAFRSRAFAALCHELGIKHRFTRPYRPQTNGKAERFIQSALREWAYAHTYQNSQHRADAMKSWLHYYNWHRPHQGIGRAVPISRLNLDEYNLLTVHS, translated from the coding sequence ATGAACACCCATAAGCATGCCCGATTGACCTTCCTACGTCGACTCGAAATGGTCCAGCAATTGATCACCCATCAAGTTTGTGTGCCTGAAGCGGCCCGCGCCTATGGGGTCACCGCGCCGACTGTGCGCAAATGGCTGGGCCGCTTCCTGGCTCAGGGCCAGGCGGGCTTGGCCGATGCGTCCTCGCGCCCGACGGTCTCGCCCCGAGCGATTGCGCCGGCCAAGGCGCTGGCTATCGTGGAGCTGCGCCGCAAGCGGCTGACCCAAGCGCGCATCGCCCAGGCGCTGGGCGTGTCAGCCAGCACCGTCAGCCGCGTCCTGGCCCGCGCCGGTCTGTCGCACCTGGCCGACCTGGAGCCGGCCGAGCCGGTGGTGCGCTACGAGCATCAGGCCCCCGGCGATCTGCTGCACATCGACATCAAGAAGCTGGGACGTATCCAGCGCCCTGGCCACCGGGTCACGGGCAACCGACGCGATACCGTTGAGGGGGCCGGCTGGGACTTCGTCTTCGTGGCCATCGATGACCACGCCCGCGTGGCCTTCACCGACATCCACCCCGACGAGCGCTTCCCCAGCGCCGTCCAGTTCCTCAAGGACGCAGTGGCCTACTACCAGCGCCTGGGCGTGACCATCCAGCGCTTGCTCACCGACAATGGCTCGGCCTTTCGCAGCCGCGCCTTCGCCGCGCTGTGCCATGAGCTGGGCATCAAGCACCGCTTTACCCGACCTTACCGCCCACAGACCAATGGCAAGGCCGAACGCTTCATCCAGTCGGCCTTGCGTGAGTGGGCTTACGCTCACACCTACCAGAACTCCCAACACCGAGCCGATGCCATGAAATCCTGGCTACACTACTACAACTGGCATCGACCCCACCAAGGCATCGGGCGCGCTGTACCCATCTCCAGACTCAACCTGGACGAATACAACCTATTGACAGTTCACAGCTAG
- a CDS encoding sir2 family protein, which produces MRAFVAGHGRLFVLTGAGCSTPSGIPDYRDGQGQWKRKPPIDFQTFMGTDLARARYWARGMIGWRRFGSVKPNAAHRALARLEAEGHIALLVTQNVDGLHQAAGSRAVVDLHGRLDEVRCTRCDWTGPRKAWQDQLEAMNPAWVFLDAEDAPDGDADLDGVDFSFFTVPACPRCGGIVKPDVVFFGELVPGARTERTYAGLAESDAVLVVGSSLMVHSGFRYVQAAAREGKPVAAINLGRTRADGLLALKIRQPCDQVLAALFSQQG; this is translated from the coding sequence TTGCGGGCTTTTGTCGCCGGCCACGGGCGTCTGTTCGTCTTGACCGGCGCCGGGTGCAGTACCCCTTCGGGCATACCGGACTATCGCGACGGACAGGGCCAGTGGAAGCGCAAGCCGCCCATCGATTTTCAGACCTTCATGGGCACCGATCTGGCGCGTGCGCGGTATTGGGCTCGGGGAATGATAGGGTGGCGCCGTTTCGGCTCGGTCAAGCCCAACGCGGCACATAGGGCGTTGGCGCGGCTCGAGGCCGAAGGGCATATCGCGTTGTTGGTCACGCAGAACGTCGATGGACTGCATCAGGCCGCCGGTAGCCGCGCCGTGGTGGATCTGCACGGGCGCCTGGATGAGGTGCGGTGTACGCGCTGCGATTGGACGGGGCCGCGCAAGGCCTGGCAGGACCAGCTCGAAGCGATGAATCCCGCCTGGGTGTTTCTCGATGCCGAGGATGCACCCGATGGCGACGCTGATCTGGATGGCGTGGATTTCAGTTTTTTCACGGTGCCCGCCTGTCCGCGCTGCGGCGGCATCGTCAAGCCCGACGTGGTTTTTTTTGGTGAATTGGTGCCTGGCGCGCGTACCGAACGCACCTATGCGGGTCTGGCCGAGTCAGATGCCGTGCTGGTGGTGGGATCTTCGCTGATGGTGCACTCCGGGTTTCGTTACGTGCAGGCTGCCGCGCGCGAGGGCAAACCGGTCGCTGCCATCAATCTGGGCCGCACCCGGGCCGATGGTCTGCTGGCGCTTAAGATCCGCCAGCCCTGTGACCAGGTGCTGGCGGCGCTGTTCAGCCAGCAGGGGTAG
- a CDS encoding inositol monophosphatase family protein, producing MSRTLTRDDLRRIMAILAEATQVEILPRFRNLPVQAVRGKTSPRDLVTDADEGAERLICARLAKMFPGAVLIGEEASTLNPALLNMLVDADLAFLIDPIDGTRNYVAGLPLFGMMVAACHKGDVMAGIIYDPINRDAAMAIRGEGAWFEHENGSQEVMKVAQPAPTEDMDGIIATGSLPASLRQKVNGNLAQLASTAYLRCAAHEYRMAASGHVHLLFYNKLMPWDHAAGWLLHREAGGYSAHFDGSPYKPTHRSGGLLYAPDAGSWHAAHHLLFGSDEPLLDHPATTPAG from the coding sequence ATGAGCCGCACACTGACCCGCGACGATCTGCGTCGCATCATGGCCATTCTGGCCGAGGCCACGCAGGTCGAGATCCTGCCGCGTTTTCGCAACCTGCCCGTGCAGGCCGTGCGGGGCAAGACGTCGCCGCGCGACCTGGTCACCGATGCCGACGAAGGCGCCGAACGCTTGATCTGCGCCCGCCTGGCAAAAATGTTCCCCGGGGCGGTGCTCATCGGAGAGGAAGCCAGCACGCTGAACCCGGCGTTGCTGAATATGCTGGTCGATGCGGATCTGGCGTTTCTCATCGACCCTATCGACGGGACACGCAATTATGTCGCAGGCCTGCCGCTGTTCGGCATGATGGTGGCAGCCTGCCACAAGGGTGATGTGATGGCCGGGATCATTTACGACCCCATCAATCGCGACGCGGCCATGGCCATACGCGGCGAAGGCGCCTGGTTCGAACACGAAAATGGCAGCCAGGAAGTCATGAAGGTCGCGCAGCCCGCGCCAACTGAAGACATGGATGGCATCATCGCCACGGGTTCGCTACCCGCCTCCCTGCGCCAGAAGGTCAATGGCAACCTGGCCCAACTGGCCAGCACGGCCTATTTGCGTTGCGCCGCGCACGAATACCGCATGGCCGCCTCGGGCCACGTCCATCTGCTCTTCTACAACAAACTCATGCCCTGGGACCATGCCGCAGGCTGGCTGCTGCATCGCGAAGCAGGCGGTTATTCCGCCCACTTCGACGGCAGCCCTTACAAGCCAACTCACCGCAGCGGTGGGCTGCTGTATGCGCCCGATGCAGGCAGTTGGCATGCCGCGCACCATCTGCTGTTCGGCAGCGACGAACCGCTGCTGGATCACCCTGCGACTACCCCTGCTGGCTGA
- a CDS encoding succinate-semialdehyde dehydrogenase [NADP+] GabD, translated as MTKTLSRPDLLRDACFIDGKWVAATGASIPVDNPATGKTIVSVPKLGRKEAEAAIASAEKALPGWAAKTGKERGAILLKWANLMMQHQQDLATIMTSEQGKPLPEAAGEIAYAASFLEWFGEEAKRIDGDVLQSPKAGQRIMVLKQPIGVTAAITPWNFPAAMITRKVGPALAAGCPMVVKPAQQTPLTALALAVLAEEAGVPAGVFHVITGSSREIGAALCESDVVRKLSFTGSTEVGRTLMEQCAPTIKKLSLELGGNAPFIVFDDADLDRAVDGILASKYRNAGQTCVCANRIYIQSGVYEEVTKRLIAKVQAMKVGDGFDKGVTQGPLIDDAAVTKVKEHIEDAVGKGAKVVAGGKAHALGGNFFEPTVVRDVTQSMLFAAEETFGPVAPLFKFETEEEVIKYSNDTIFGLAAYFFTRDYARIWRVSESLEYGIVGINTGLISNEVGPFGGVKQSGLGREGSKYGIEDYLELKYLCVDLGA; from the coding sequence TTGACCAAGACCCTGAGCCGTCCCGACCTGCTGCGCGACGCCTGCTTCATCGACGGCAAGTGGGTGGCCGCCACCGGGGCCAGCATTCCCGTCGATAACCCCGCCACCGGCAAGACCATCGTCTCGGTGCCCAAGCTGGGCCGCAAAGAGGCCGAAGCGGCCATTGCCAGTGCAGAAAAGGCGCTACCGGGTTGGGCTGCCAAGACCGGCAAGGAGCGCGGCGCCATTTTGCTCAAGTGGGCCAATCTCATGATGCAGCACCAGCAGGATCTGGCGACCATCATGACCTCCGAGCAGGGCAAGCCCCTGCCCGAGGCCGCCGGCGAAATCGCCTATGCCGCCTCGTTCCTGGAGTGGTTCGGCGAAGAAGCCAAGCGCATCGACGGTGATGTGCTGCAAAGCCCCAAGGCAGGCCAGCGCATCATGGTGCTCAAGCAGCCCATTGGCGTGACGGCCGCGATCACGCCCTGGAACTTCCCCGCCGCCATGATCACCCGCAAGGTGGGCCCGGCTCTGGCCGCGGGCTGCCCCATGGTCGTCAAACCCGCCCAGCAGACGCCGCTGACGGCACTGGCCTTGGCCGTGCTGGCCGAAGAGGCAGGCGTGCCAGCCGGCGTCTTCCATGTGATCACTGGCAGCTCGCGCGAAATCGGTGCGGCGCTGTGCGAAAGCGATGTGGTGCGCAAGCTCAGCTTCACAGGCTCGACCGAAGTCGGCCGCACCCTGATGGAACAGTGCGCACCGACCATCAAGAAGCTGTCGCTCGAACTGGGTGGCAACGCCCCTTTCATCGTCTTCGACGATGCCGACCTGGACCGTGCCGTCGATGGCATCCTGGCATCGAAGTACCGCAATGCCGGCCAGACCTGCGTCTGCGCCAACCGTATCTATATCCAGTCTGGCGTCTACGAAGAGGTCACCAAACGCCTGATCGCCAAGGTCCAGGCCATGAAGGTTGGCGACGGCTTCGACAAAGGCGTCACCCAGGGTCCGCTGATCGATGACGCCGCGGTGACCAAGGTCAAGGAACACATCGAGGATGCGGTGGGCAAGGGTGCCAAGGTGGTCGCTGGCGGCAAGGCTCATGCGCTGGGCGGCAACTTCTTCGAACCGACCGTAGTGCGCGATGTGACGCAATCCATGCTCTTTGCCGCCGAAGAAACCTTCGGCCCGGTAGCGCCGCTGTTCAAGTTCGAGACCGAAGAAGAAGTCATCAAGTACTCCAATGACACGATCTTCGGCCTGGCCGCCTATTTCTTCACGCGGGACTACGCACGCATCTGGCGTGTCTCCGAATCGCTGGAGTACGGCATCGTCGGCATCAACACCGGCCTGATCTCCAATGAAGTCGGTCCTTTCGGTGGCGTCAAGCAATCCGGTTTGGGCCGTGAAGGCTCCAAGTACGGCATCGAGGACTACCTCGAGCTCAAGTATCTCTGCGTGGATCTGGGTGCCTGA
- the gabT gene encoding 4-aminobutyrate transaminase codes for MKNRDLNTRRALATPRGVGVMCDFYAVRAENATLWDAEGKEYIDFAGGIAVLNTGHRHPKVMAAVAAQLDNFTHTAYQIVPYEGYVALAERINALAPIDGLKKSAFFTTGVEAVENAVKIARAATGRSGVIAFSGSFHGRTHLGMALTGKVAPYKLAFGAMPADIYHIPFPNKTQDISVADSLKSLDLLFKVDIDPKRVAAIILEPVQGEGGFNVTPPELMVALRKLCDEHGILLIADEVQTGFARTGKLFAMEHHSVQADIITMAKSLGGGMPISGVVGRADVMDGPAAGGLGGTYAGNPLAVAASLAVLDVIAEEKLCERSQALGQRLMDRLNGLRGKVPAIADVRGLGSMVALELHDPATGKPDAEAVKRVQQKAIEKGLLLLSCGVYGNVLRFLYPLTIPDAQFDRALDILTEALTA; via the coding sequence ATGAAAAACCGTGATCTGAATACCCGCCGCGCCCTGGCCACGCCCCGTGGCGTGGGAGTCATGTGCGACTTCTATGCCGTGCGCGCTGAAAACGCCACACTCTGGGACGCTGAAGGCAAGGAATACATCGACTTCGCAGGCGGCATTGCCGTGCTGAACACCGGGCACCGCCATCCCAAGGTCATGGCTGCCGTGGCCGCACAGCTGGATAACTTCACCCACACCGCCTACCAGATCGTGCCTTACGAGGGCTATGTCGCCCTTGCTGAACGCATCAATGCTCTGGCTCCCATCGACGGGCTCAAGAAGAGCGCCTTCTTCACCACGGGCGTCGAAGCCGTCGAAAACGCCGTCAAGATCGCGCGCGCCGCCACGGGCCGTTCGGGCGTGATTGCCTTCTCCGGTTCCTTCCACGGCCGCACCCACCTCGGTATGGCGTTGACCGGCAAGGTCGCCCCCTACAAGCTGGCCTTCGGTGCGATGCCGGCCGACATCTACCACATCCCCTTCCCCAACAAGACGCAGGACATCTCGGTCGCCGACTCGCTGAAGTCACTGGACCTGCTCTTCAAGGTCGACATCGATCCCAAGCGCGTGGCGGCGATCATCCTCGAGCCGGTGCAGGGTGAAGGCGGTTTCAACGTAACCCCGCCCGAACTCATGGTCGCACTGCGCAAGCTTTGCGATGAGCATGGCATCTTGCTGATCGCCGACGAAGTGCAGACCGGTTTTGCCCGTACCGGCAAGCTGTTCGCCATGGAGCACCATTCGGTGCAGGCTGACATCATCACCATGGCCAAGAGCCTGGGCGGCGGCATGCCGATCTCCGGCGTCGTGGGGCGTGCCGACGTCATGGACGGCCCGGCTGCCGGTGGTCTGGGCGGCACGTATGCCGGCAACCCGTTGGCCGTGGCCGCGTCGCTGGCGGTGCTGGACGTGATTGCAGAAGAAAAACTGTGCGAACGCTCCCAGGCACTGGGTCAACGCCTGATGGACCGCCTCAACGGACTGCGCGGCAAGGTCCCGGCCATCGCGGATGTGCGCGGCCTGGGCTCCATGGTCGCGCTTGAACTGCATGATCCGGCCACCGGCAAACCGGATGCCGAGGCCGTCAAACGTGTCCAGCAAAAAGCCATCGAGAAAGGCCTGCTCTTGCTGAGCTGCGGCGTGTATGGCAACGTGTTGCGCTTCCTGTACCCGTTGACGATTCCCGATGCCCAGTTCGATCGTGCGCTGGACATCCTGACCGAAGCCCTGACCGCCTGA